The window TGTTCTCTTGATTCCAGCTTCCTTAACGTGAGAATATtctgcttttctgtgttttatattgATGTCAATTGAATGTTGGAAGAATTTTGGATCGTTGGGAGGACAAGGCATTTGAAGATACCTCCCTAGAGTCTCAAGATCTTTCATGTATTACCAAGAACTTAGAAATCAAAGTAGAATTCATGTCATGccatttatgttttatgttttcttggTGAGCGAGGTGGACAAAATAAGTGACTGATAAAGTGATGAGAGACTAAATCATAGAATATGCTACAGTAGGCCACACAGTGACACAAGAGAGGGCAAGAGTAAGGATAAATACAGAGAGGAGACTATCAGCTTTTATGTTGAGTGTGCAGGCTTCTAATCAGCAAAATGCATTACACAGCAGCCGAGTATTCAGAGCAGAGTAGGCGGTTGggtgaggaggagagggttGGGTGGTGGGGGCATTTCCTGGCAGCTTGCCCAGTGGGCAGATGCTGCATTGGGCTGGGAAAACAAAGGGACAAGGCCAGGCAGGCGGGCGGGTGAGCTGGGACATGCAGGGAGGGGTGAGACACTGCAGTACTGAAACCATGACGCCATggcatcatcatcaccatcatcatcatcatcatcatcatcaccatcatcatcatcatcaccatcatcatcatcatcatNNNNNNNNNNNNNNNNNNNNcctcctcctcctccccgcCCCCTTCTGGGTCAGCTGACCTCTCTCTGGGATGGCGTGTTGGGTCCACAGGGCAGTGATACTTGTGCTGTGGCTCCCCACTAGGTCAAATGTTGGACAGTTGTCAattatccttttttaaaatgcctAATCATTGTGTTGTTGGCGNNNNNNNNNNACACACACCTACCTTAGGGTTCCAGGACTTGGACTGTCTCCTGAGCAGCTTGAGTGCGCTGGTGTATTCAGTCTGGATCCTCCTGGCTGGCACCACCAGGTCTCCATCCGACTTCGTCACCACCACCAAGTCTGCCCTCTCGATGATGCCCCTCTTGATACCCTGGACAGAGATTTTGGCATTAAACAGCGAGGCTTATTTACTTCTCgagatactgtaaataaatctCATGTCGAGACACTTAATCTGCTGAGGGATCGTTGTACagagtgatggatggatggatggatggatgtagaTGGGGTTGGCTGCCAGTTTacttgtttattatttttgatattgtTGCTTTTTATCCATCCCTCACTACTCTCTGTTTCTAACTGATCTAAAACAGTGAAAGCATTTAAGATTATTTGTAACGATTACTCTAAAAAGTGCCTTTCACCTTTTGAAATGTAGTTTCAGGCAAACCGTGCTGTTGGGAATACTGTACTTGCAATCTGAATGACATATGTTTACTGTTTGTTAGATATGAtgaatttttttaatgcaatgtgTTACATTTAAGatataattacaataatcaaaacaaattCCACCTGAGCTGCTTTATGTCCCACACTAATCACCCTAATATCATCCTAATGAGTTGTGCTAATTAAGTCATTAATCTAGCTCTAATGATAAATTGATTAGCATATagtttttgtcaacatactCATCTTTACATACAAATGCGGACAGAAAAGTCAGTTTAGCGTAACAAACTACAGTTGTAAATGTATTCATGCAGGGAGGTCATTCTATTTGTAGATGAGAGAACATCTATTTTCTTCAACACGGTGAAAATCAAAAAGTGCTTTCACTTAGAATCGGTTTGCTAAAACTTTTAACTGAAAAGTTATGTGCAAATTAAACCAACAAATCTGCAACTTATATAGTGACAACAGCAGTAAAGGACAAAATTCGGTAAACTGTCATAACCCCACCAAGCAGAACCAACTTTATGCCTGCCAGATTAGACTTCAGCAAAATTCAACCTGACACATCTTTTATTCTCTTTCTTCCAGCTCCCAAAAGTTGGAACATGATCTTACACCGATGGGCttggtgctgctgctggggTTTTTCACTGACCTGGAGTTCATCGCCCCCTGCTGGCGGAATCAGCAGCACAAACATGTCAACCATGTCAGCTACTGCAAACTCTGACTGCCCCACACCTGGAGACAAAAAGACAGGGTTAAGTGTCACCACTGATCAGTAATTTGACAAAATAGAAATGCTGACTCTTACTGCAAATCAGACTAACGTAAGAAAGCCAATGAGCAAGTGAAAATCCTCAATCCAAAACTAAATTCACAAGGAACCCACTATGAACACTGCATCCTGCAGTGACATTGTACGTAAAATTGATTTTGCAGTATCATGTATGAACAGAAATAACATGAAAAGCAATTCACCATTAAAGGATCTAGGTCAGGATTTGTTCAGAAGtttaaaaatgctttttaatATTCACGAGCTTCCACAAACTAGTACTGAATAATTTCAAACCTCAACACTTTGTACTGTACTGATCAAATTGTGTCTGTAGCACTAAGTATTAAAACTGAGTACTGAGAGTTACAACGAATTTAACGatttttgtttagtttcttAATTCTTTAATCAGATAGTTCCTGACTTTAAAACACagtttaattcattttataCTGTATTTGATGTGGCAAAGTTTTTGTAAGGAAATGTTAGAACATTGAACATTGATGAATAAGTAAGGTTTGGCTTATTttgttaaacacacaaaaaggggTTGTGCTATTTCTGACACAAGCATCTAAACAGTTTGTTTCAATATACAGCCCTACTGAGAAATAGGGGTGGGAATTAAACGTATTGCGATATTCTGCTATGTATtgcaatgtttacattttttttccaacttctaattatttccccaaaggaaaacaatttctgttttttatctaaaaactctactctgtttgttcatctcacttcaattttattattttattattattctagtaccaaaaagttaaattctcatGTTCAATTTCTATAAAagaagatcaatacttggcgtctgtgtatggATACAGTACTGCCACAGAAAACATCTTTATACTATGCTGTGTTGAATCCCCCCCTCCATTAAGAGAATGCGCTACTGTACTCAGTCGCCATTTCTCTGTTTATTAAAGAAACAATTAAACTGAAAAGACGAGTTTAATATGATGGGGGGGTTAAGGGGAAGAAATTTATAGGATGAAAATATATAatctttgtattttaaaaggcgTATATTACAACAGGAAAAGTCAGTTAACTTGGTGAAACCAGAATTGCTTCAAAGAAATCTGTTTAATGAggataaaaaatattatattttatagcctGAAAATTCACTTTTAGAACAGGGGTGGGTATCGTTTGGATTTTTACGATTCCGATGCCGAACCGGTCcttttaaaacaattacaatttCTAAGCCGATTCttacaaaactgaaaaatgacatcaaagaaaggctcttttattgtttttttaaattaaaatgatttaaataacaatataGTACCCTAAATGCATAGTAAGAAAACCTAAGTCACCTAACACACTAACTACAATAagttaacaataaataacagttaCACAAGTAACAACAAAGTAAATGTTGAGTTGGTATGCTAACCAGGGcccagagggaaaatatggcaTGTTAAAAATAGCCTATATTTacagtagctagctaacattagacTACAGAGAAAGTGTGATATTTTTACGTCTGTTTCGGAGTgacagagggaaaatattttAGTCAACACATTAAGTGGAACTGAAATGAGGAACCGAAATTTGCGTTTCAATCCGGTCCAATTCCAGTAGTTCCATAGTGGTAccgggttttggtacccaaccctatttGAGATACACGTAGAAACACAGCGTCTTACCTACAGTCTCTACAAGGACAACGTCATATCCCGCTCCCTCACAGAGAACAATGGCCTCATTAGTTGTCCTGGTCACTCCACCAAGTGTTCCTGAGGCCGGAGACGGCCTGATAAAAGCCTTCATGTCCCTGGAGAGTTCAGTCATACGCGTCTTATCACCCATCAAAGAGCCTGCAACGAGAGGGATGAGTCTGGTTGAAGCATGACTTTGACAGCCATACATAGTTTAACCGTGCTTGCTGTTGATTCTACAAATACTATAGTTTTAGCCTAATTAATACAtcaaaacatatacaaacatagTCACACAACTAAAATCTATTGTGCATTGTAAAGCACCCGATAACAGCGCTTCATCAGTTTCACATGATGTTTACCTCCTGTAGTGCAGGAGGACGGGTCAACAGCCAGCACTGAAACCTTATGTCCACGTCCTGTCAACATCTTCCCCACCACCTCAATGAAGGACGATTTCCCTGCTCCTGGAGGACCAGAAAGACCTGAAAAATCAACAAAGCAATCAAATCAGCAACGAATGGCCCCAAATACAGATTTCTCTGACTTTATATAACTTTAAAACGGgcttcaataaaaaaattgtagcAGTGTAAATCTCAGCCCCACAGGTTTTAAACTGGCGACTGAACTGATGAATCTAATTATCATTGGCATGACAAGATGAAGAGAGCATCTGCATGTGAAATGCATGTGTGGTGAACTGCACTCACATGTCACCAAGATTCAAGCctgtgtatataaaaactagAAAACTACCAATTTTAAAACTTCAAACCTCAAAAATAGTCAACAGTTTAAATCAATTCACTTTTAGATTTTTAATTTAGAAACTATAGCGCAATGTTTTTCTTCCAAATGCAATGATGAAGCATTTTGAGTTTGCTTCAGAAGTAGGCATACAATAAGTCAATACTTTTGTATACTTATCCAGGAGATTCCCGTGTTTCTGTGTTGAGGAACATGAGGAACACTGTATTTTGAGAAGAAAACTTTGAAATGGAAATttacagtgagaaaaaatccattCAACTCCCCCAGCCTCACAACCCTAGATCATGGGTTGTGCATTTCTGTGGCCCTGTCTTGTGTCTTGTAAATCTTTTCTCAATAAGTTAAATTAATTTGAGCTCATATTGTGCTCACAGGTACCCCGGAAAGccagagttctcgcgagagcacaatttgaatttgatcAGCAAGTAACTTAGGCATTGAGTAacgctgctcattaactatgcccttacAGACGAaatgcaccaatcacatcggtgtatctgatataggcgggccagagacaaaataaacagaTGGCGACAGTTTAATCCACCAGTTAGCTCCACTGGTAGCTAagtgtatggggctctggatacgtcacccggtgtgttgttgtgattggtcgtagtgttatagTGTTAATTGTGTGCAGAGAGATTTTCAATTGCACGCTTGGAGCTGCCCCTCAAGATGGGCAACTTTCATTAATCAATGCCAGACCCGTACTCTTTTGGattctggatttccaggctagctAACAGGTGCACAATTATAAATAATGTTGTGTTTAATCAAACTACCACAAACTAACTGACACACAGCagagtgtgttttttctttacttGCAAGGAACTTTAAGGAGGCATGGCATACGTACATACGTTAGTGGCCACTTTTTTAGTACacctgtaaaaatgtaatccaATTAAACTGCTCAGTCATAAACTCTACCTTTACAAAGCCAATACTGTTCAGTTTTGAATGACACTGCTAGAGAGGTTTCAATTAACTACAGTATATGTAGTAAGGTTGTACTTTGCAGTAGTGTTGAACTGGACTGGATTATACTGAAAGGTGTTGCTAATGTTCTAATGCATGGACTTACATAAAGTAAATTGTATAGGTGTACCAAACGAAGTGGCCAAGAGCTGTATAGTGCACAGGAGGTACTTTCCTTGCAGCTTACTGTAAGCACGCATCCCGTTTTTCATAGAAGACACAGTTTCACTTTACTTGGTGTTGTCTTCACACATGATTAACCGGAGGCAAAACACTAGCCACTCAAACACGGGCCACACACCTACTCTGAAGGCTACTGGCTTTCCTCCATTGCGAGTCTCCTGCTCCCTCCTGTAGGCCAGCACCCTCTGCAGCAGCACCTGGGCCAGTTCTTTTTTCCTGGGATGCTGGGTCTCCACCAAAGTGATGGACTCAGCCAGAGACGCCCGCTGTCCCCCAATCAGCCCTTCGTACAGTTTGTCCAACAGCCTCTGCTCAGGCCCACTCAGGTCCTGGATGTGCTGCCTGAGGGCTGTGCTCACACTCCTCCTGTGCTGGCAGCAACGAGCCGGGAAGGTGCCCTGGGAACAGGCGTGCGAACCAGTCAAGACCCCATGGTGGAGGCAGCAGAAAGTCCGGGTGACTGAGGGGACAGTGAATGAGGAGGGAAGGGAGATGTGGCGGAGAAGGGAGAAGCCAAACCGTCGCATTTTATGGTAAATGTGGGGCATCTAGCTAGGAGAAAGAAGGTGAGTCAGTGGTGACTAACTTTTTCGATGACCTTTGCGGTATCTCATCCTGAAACATGTACCGTTTGCCCGTCCTGAGAGTGAAAATGCAGTTGTCACAAACATAGGTAATGAAACATAAcacaaattgtttaaaatgagAATTCACGCTGACCTCGTAACAGCTGCATGGAGGTGTTCAACGGTTGTTGTTTAATTCATCCTTTTCCTGTTTCCGGTGACGTACCACACGtcgattcttttttttttttttttttttttttttttttttttttttttttttttttcaataaaaatatctttaaaatctACGATATCTACTAAATGTATTGAGACagcatttgttaaaaaatatatatatatatatatatacattatgtgAACGTTAAAAGTCGTTTGCAAAAAGTCTAATGATGACAGTAGACAACTGTAGCCAGCAGGTGGGAGCAAAGGTTCATTTTCACATCTCATCTGAATTGACAGGCTGTTTTTTCTCCATAAATCCATCAAACTTGACAACATGTGCCAAAATTATGATTCCCAGATTTTTAATTATACCTTGTTTGCTGGTATTACTGCTAATTCATTCTTTATTTATACTACAAAGTTCATTTTTTGTGAGCTGCAGAGTATTTTGGACAATCTCTTGACAGTAATAATGTACAGCTTGCATTTCTTGCTTTTTGAATTCATAACCACAAACACTTGTCTATCAGTATCATCTCGTTGGTAGAAATATTAAATCATTAAaagttttttattaaattcttttttttaaataggactGGTAGAGGCTACTGCAAGGATCATAAGGGATCATTTGTTGAGCTCTTTTTAGTtggcacacacactctctcttggACTCACAAAGTACATTGCAGACATTGAAATAGTAAGAAAATAGTGGGCCTTCATTTTTGTAAAAGAATGGAAATATGAGTTTTAATTTGACATGGaatactgaaaataaataaaactataaaatgTAGCTGTTTACGCAATCAAAATGCACAAAATCTGAATCtatgaaaatgcattttatagGACTATACTGCAAGAAAAATCTGTATGACATGTGGTTTTCAGACAACAGTTTGAAATTCAATTAGGGAGACACCTTGGGTGGATTATCAGTCATCACAGGGCTGTAATATGCAGCGTAGATACTCCAACACTTTAAGTCTCGTTCAGTCTCTAGTCCACcgagtgtctgtctgtggaatttGTGAGAAACATGCAAACTCTTGGGAGGCAACAGTACTAACCACTGTGCAACCATGCCACCCACGTCATGTACAGTCAAACAGAACTCCtgcacgcacaacacacacacaaatttgagTCAGTGATTCCCATATTGTTGTAACTGTTCCAGTACTGTCACAATGTGCCCCATAAAACAAAAGAGAACACATTATTTCATACATTTTCCTGCGATTTCCTGGAAAATGCAATTACGCTTAACATTAGTGCAGTTGGCTTTCAGATGCACTTGTAATTGTTGTGCCTCCCTAATTGAAGGTCTAcgtccagacacacacacacacacacacacacacagtggtttatatttttgaaagtcCCTGACAATAACAAGATGCATATTTTCTTAGCATGGGTGGCCTGTAATTAAACCGACaggcacacaaaaacacagatacacacacaggcatacacATGCCCTGACACAATGTTCATAAAAGAGACAGCAATATTGCAAAGTAATGAAACAAATTTATTGAATCTTCCAGTAGAGGCTTGATATTCATggaataaaactgcttttcTGGGAGTTTTACTGAGCAAAACCACAaaggataaaacaaaaaacaaagaggcAATGTGTGAAAgtgcagacaaacaaaaaacagaaaacatgttcaaaaaatacaaaaagaatgTAAAGAGTACTTCAGTTTAATAGCAAAGAGGATCGCTCAAAGCATAAAAGAATTGAATGGCAAAATctgcattttataaaaaaaaaactgataccCTTTTCTCAGTCGACAATTAAAATTTGAATGCTCAACATTTTCCCATATCAGTCTTAACAAGTTTTGTAACAAGAGAATGAAGCACAGTCACTGAAATATTGATGTCCTTAATGTGACTCATATTTGATACATTAGATTTGTCTGCAGAGTATACAGCAAGGGACAAACTACACTCTGCTTCATGTGGTGTTCAGCTACCAGTCTTAAATGTGTAACGCTACACTAACCAAACTATGCTTTGCAAAACCAGACTGCACAGCACATATTCTAATAGTGAATATGTCTAAAcactattcttttctttttaatccatTTGAAACATGAGTGTAACACAAGATGAGCAACATTTAAACAAGTATTTTTTCTCAATAGTCTGAAATTCCCTTTTAGTGCAATGCCCCACACTAAACCCCACTCTAAACTCTCAAACTCCCCATAATTTTGCCCTTTTATTAGCATATTAGTTTTCATAATCTGTTAGatgggattttatttttctaagaACTTTGTACTGCTTTAATTAATTAGCCctcaaaaagaacatttggaGGAAACAACGTACTTGCTGAAGTATCTGGAGATGATTTGCATGATGACATTTTTCAGTCATAATGGTCAACCTCCAAGTTCCTGCTAACTTTTTACATGCTGTAAGTACATTTCATGCCAACCTCATTGCAGTCAGGCAGTAGACAGCAGCCGTCTGCAATTTTGGTGACCTGGAATGTCCCGTAATTATTTTTactacacacatatatatctgGATTTCAGAGGGAATATTTAGATGAAAACTAGTTGTGAATCAGAATAATAGAACAATGAAAAAGAATCCTTGTTGGAGCAAGATCAGGGAGGATTCTTGCGTCATGATGAGTGTGATGGTCTAATTATTACAGTTGGTCACAAAGATCAAGTATCTTCCAGTTCACGCTCACTTTACTTACTCCTCTCCCAGACTGTAAATGTGCCCCATTCAGACATCCTTCAAGTAGAGAACAAACCCATTTAACAACCTGCCCAGCCCTACTGGTCCTAGATTAGTTTGTGTTTCAGACAAAACCTCACTTATCTGAAAAGGCAGACTGGCTGAACCACAAGCCAATCCATGACCCTATTCTTGCTACTTAGACCAAAATGCTGGGGTATGGACAGCTATGGGGCTGAGGACAGTGAAACTTATGAGACGGAGGATATAGGGTTGTGAGGGGAACCCATCTGGGTTAGCACCTTATCCAACCACTGCAAGGGACCATGCAGGTGAATCTCAATCCAGCAGGGTGTGCTGGTTACATCCTGGCGGTGGTACTCTGCTCCCCAGCCCTGtaacacatgaaaacacatagTTTAGAATGTTGCCACATGTTGTATTATACAAGTTGTATACAAGTTGTACATGTTTCTAACGTTTAAAGTCCAAACTCTATTTTGACTGTCCAGCGTTGATGTTAAGTTCTGCTTGAGTCCATGTTAAGATTGTACTTTGTTTCATAATGTCCCCTGTTAACATTCAAATGTATACccaattctgaaaaaaaattagaaaatctGATGGGTTCAATTGTGTTTCTATAGATTTTCATTGAAAAGGTGCATCAAGTAATATAAAATAGGGAAAGTGAGGAGAAACCACAAATTAATTACTTCTTACTGtagtagggttgggtatcgtttggGATTCTCCGATACCGGTTCTAAAACCATACTTTTAAATCAGCGCCGGGGCCTATAAAGTGTGTGAACCGATactcaaaaaaaaaggaaggtcAAAACCACAGTTGGCAACATTAAGGAACAACTTGTTTATTCCTAAGGCCATACCGTCAaattttaattatgtatttaaaataacaataacttatttcacCAATCAATTgctgttaaacaacaaaaagaagaaccactagatggcagaaaGGTACTTTACAACAACAGCTCGACTTTCTCAAGGTACGCCTGAATGCGCCATGAGCTTGCAAGGTGCAATTGAACGCACCCTACAACTCTGACTTTGGCAGTGGCCATGGTGGCTCAAAGTGCAGCTAGTCTActttgtgtctttagctgcagactgttatACATCCCGGTGTTGGACTTCTTTCTAGTGTAATAAAGCCACACGTTAGACCGTTTTGCATTTTAACCATGTTCACAAgtgtaatgttaactagcgtcATGTGCActgatgcttctgttgcctgtAATGTTCATTTTGGAGCAGATGTTATTCAAcattcaaattgtttttg of the Etheostoma spectabile isolate EspeVRDwgs_2016 chromosome 2, UIUC_Espe_1.0, whole genome shotgun sequence genome contains:
- the mmaa gene encoding methylmalonic aciduria type A protein, mitochondrial is translated as MPHIYHKMRRFGFSLLRHISLPSSFTVPSVTRTFCCLHHGVLTGSHACSQGTFPARCCQHRRSVSTALRQHIQDLSGPEQRLLDKLYEGLIGGQRASLAESITLVETQHPRKKELAQVLLQRVLAYRREQETRNGGKPVAFRVGLSGPPGAGKSSFIEVVGKMLTGRGHKVSVLAVDPSSCTTGGSLMGDKTRMTELSRDMKAFIRPSPASGTLGGVTRTTNEAIVLCEGAGYDVVLVETVGVGQSEFAVADMVDMFVLLIPPAGGDELQGIKRGIIERADLVVVTKSDGDLVVPARRIQTEYTSALKLLRRQSKSWNPKVVRASSHTSEGIQEAWAKMEVYRDTMLASGELQGRRRAQQKVWMWSLIQENALCHFQNHPSVREALPHLEERVTKGAISPGLAADLLLKAFSSSSPQ